In Raphanus sativus cultivar WK10039 chromosome 5, ASM80110v3, whole genome shotgun sequence, the following proteins share a genomic window:
- the LOC130494888 gene encoding uncharacterized protein LOC130494888, whose protein sequence is MIHEFNLALLAKQLWRLTQNPDSLVARVLRGRYYRLSSPLRVNSVNSPSYIWTSISAVRELLLLGIRQKIHSGYEVKVWEDPWIPLNPARPAIPIAPVMHPNMRVSDLINQELKEWDVNILEQYVSPDDIPLIRSLAISTTHRPDTFCWNFTRHGQYTVKSGYWVAQNLLKDADEKQVLEPSITKLQAFAWKIKTPKKMCHLIWQLLTGQVAVTRNLVRRNIRCDNYCPRCGEPEKSVTHAIFECPPAMQVWLHSTTPTNPGVFPASSIYTNMNYLFWEKDGSLEPEQDRDPYPWIIWYVWKARNDKLFRGIDRDPLEIVRYAESECPAWFNANEKITPIVQESNVEESQVISLGNICLLDGSWTSQAQFSGCGWVWLDSGGKTQLMGSQNFPRKESALHSEVEALRWAMENMLQHSTCQNFGTDCKDLITMIKEPHAWPNHLKFEQ, encoded by the exons ATGATTCATGAGTTTAACCTGGCATTATTGGCGAAACAACTGTGGAGGCTAACACAAAACCCGGATTCGCTGGTCGCCCGTGTATTAAGAGGAAGATATTACAGACTAAGCTCGCCTTTGCGAGTAAACTCTGTAAACAGTCCATCTTATATTTGGACTAGTATTTCAGCTGTGAGAGAGCTGTTGTTGCTGGGGATAAGGCAGAAAATACACTCTGGGTATGAGGTTAAAGTGTGGGAGGATCCTTGGATTCCATTGAATCCTGCTAGGCCAGCTATACCTATAGCGCCAGTTATGCATCCAAACATGAGAGTGAGTGATCTTATTAATCAGGAGCTAAAGGAATGGGATGTTAACATATTGGAGCAATATGTAAGCCCTGATGACATACCACTCATAAGGAGTCTAGCCATAAGCACAACTCATAGGCCTGACACGTTTTGCTGGAACTTCACAAGACATGGACAATACACGGTTAAGTCTGGATATTGGGTTGCTCAAAATCTTTTGAAGGATGCAGATGAAAAGCAAGTGTTGGAGCCAAGTATTACAAAgctccaagcctttgcttggaagataaagACGCCAAAGAAAATGTGTCATCTTATATGGCAATTATTAACTGGACAGGTGGCAGTAACGAGAAATTTAGTAAGACGAAATATAAGATGTGATAACTACTGCCCAAGATGTGGTGAACCAGAGAAGTCAGTAACACATGCTATTTTTGAATGTCCACCTGCTATGCAAGTTTGGCTGCACTCAACGACTCCAACGAATCCTGGTGTGTTTCCAGCATCAAGTATATACACGAATATGAACTACCTCTTTTGGGAAAAAGACGGTTCACTTGAACCAGAGCAAGACAGGGATCCTTATCCTTGGATAATTTGGTACGTTTGGAAGGCGAGAAATGACAAACTCTTTAGGGGAATTGACAGAGATCCTCTGGAAATAGTTCGTTATGCTGAGAGTGAGTGTCCAGCTTGGTTTAATGCCAATGAGAAGATAACTCCAATAGTACAAGAGAGTAATGTAGAGGAGTCTCAAGTCATAAGCTTGGGAAACATCTGCTTactggatggatcatggacatcTCAAGCTCAATTTAGCGGATGTGGATGGGTCTGGTTGGACAGTGGGGGAAAGACGCAACTTATGGGATCTCAGAATTTTCCTAGAAAAGAATCAGCTCTACACTCAGAGGTGGAAGCACTGCGATGGGCAATGGAAAACATGCTCCAGCATTCGACATGTCAGAACTTCGGGACAGACTGCAAAGATTTGATTACAATGATCAAGGAACCACAtgcttggccaa accacctcaagtttgagcaATAG
- the LOC130494887 gene encoding uncharacterized protein LOC130494887 yields the protein MRAFMPGMYSPLEGLTGLMGEKNVRVSLYPLHSEIEALLWAMECVRNLRQFHVTFATDCSQLVKMVLKPDEWPAFATYLADIKTLKESFHSLEIIHVPCTHNLKADSLARSARKHMSFVVYIVAKLPVWFTESD from the coding sequence ATGAGGGCTTTCATGCCAGGGATGTATAGCCCCCTTGAAGGTCTTACGGGTCTAATGGGAGAAAAAAATGTAAGGGTTTCTCTCTATCCTCTTCACTCTGAGATAGAAGCCTTACTTTGGGCGATGGAATGTGTGCGTAATTTGCGTCAGTTTCATgtcacgtttgcaacagattgCTCACAACTGGTAAAGATGGTGTTGAAACCAGATGAATGGCCTGCGTTTGCTACTTATTTGGCAGATATAAAAACCTTGAAAGAATCCTTTCATAGCTTAGAGATCATCCATGTACCTTGCACACATAATTTGAAGGCCGATAGCTTAGCACGCAGTGCTAGGAAACATATGTCTTTTGTTGTGTACATAGTTGCAaagctaccagtttggtttacagagtccgATTGA